The following proteins are encoded in a genomic region of Rhodoferax aquaticus:
- a CDS encoding DUF5623 domain-containing protein — MSSENIRPSTLDGIKRLAKSIKTERAIQHAVALDESARLAGFENFRHARNKLQFDQPKTHKLRSVHRVFLTVYWRDKKTDIRGRETLELHLSTLWSDLIQPVHFQNHRAMANFRREGPDHLAKPELADSQSRARYYACAAARALQFMDATKLRPSKSHSRAYPGGRSSNAVPAHDHESIWYDPETKRYLYVDEPYEAAVERATKEREAWAIRHGFTIMKPTWPGMYFPDGGSRLFLIADSQKGIPLAPVVAALERLPAPIVEATWDGESASSLPYFISPGTIEHAKAIKLPPQKPSKPTTGKRNTVGYVQTFVGAQRRPNGTMPVETHAKVGELLKSVLVASYHRKGVYNRVDGIRSELDEWTMREYNRAELPSEVFFDLYYHESGNTYERSLSENERLKHTHSLEEVKRILAAHYPDSKPLRTVLNKVDGAIKSMQNWGA; from the coding sequence ATGTCGAGTGAGAACATTCGTCCGTCAACTTTGGACGGCATTAAGCGCCTAGCCAAGTCAATCAAAACCGAACGTGCAATTCAGCACGCAGTGGCCCTTGATGAAAGTGCTCGATTGGCTGGGTTTGAGAATTTCCGTCATGCGCGCAACAAGCTGCAATTTGACCAGCCCAAAACACACAAGTTACGCAGCGTCCATCGCGTCTTTCTTACTGTGTACTGGCGCGACAAAAAGACTGACATCCGAGGACGCGAAACGCTTGAGCTTCACCTCTCCACGTTGTGGAGTGATTTGATCCAGCCAGTCCATTTTCAAAACCACCGGGCGATGGCGAACTTTCGCCGCGAAGGGCCGGATCATCTAGCCAAACCAGAACTTGCTGACTCGCAGTCACGTGCAAGGTATTACGCCTGTGCGGCGGCACGCGCTCTACAGTTTATGGATGCGACCAAGCTTCGGCCATCAAAAAGCCACAGCCGAGCCTACCCAGGTGGGCGCTCCAGCAATGCCGTGCCTGCTCACGATCATGAAAGTATTTGGTACGACCCGGAAACGAAGCGGTATCTGTACGTTGACGAGCCCTATGAGGCGGCAGTCGAACGGGCGACGAAAGAGCGGGAGGCTTGGGCAATACGCCATGGTTTCACAATCATGAAGCCAACGTGGCCCGGAATGTACTTTCCAGATGGTGGTTCCCGCCTTTTCCTTATTGCGGATTCACAGAAGGGAATTCCACTGGCACCTGTGGTCGCTGCACTTGAGCGGCTGCCCGCTCCGATAGTAGAGGCAACTTGGGATGGTGAGTCTGCATCCTCCTTACCGTACTTCATCAGTCCGGGCACTATTGAGCATGCAAAAGCAATCAAATTGCCACCGCAGAAGCCCAGCAAACCGACAACGGGCAAGCGCAATACCGTTGGCTATGTTCAGACTTTTGTTGGTGCACAGCGGCGACCCAACGGGACCATGCCAGTGGAGACGCACGCCAAGGTAGGTGAACTCTTGAAGTCTGTGCTGGTTGCCAGCTATCACCGCAAGGGTGTCTACAACCGAGTCGACGGAATTCGCAGCGAACTTGATGAATGGACTATGCGGGAATACAACCGCGCAGAGCTACCCAGTGAAGTGTTCTTTGACCTCTACTATCACGAGTCTGGCAACACCTATGAACGCTCACTTTCTGAAAATGAGCGACTGAAACATACCCACAGCTTGGAAGAAGTGAAGCGCATTCTGGCGGCGCATTACCCGGACAGTAAACCGCTGCGCACCGTCTTGAATAAAGTCGATGGAGCAATCAAGTCTATGCAGAATTGGGGTGCCTAG
- a CDS encoding site-specific integrase: MSKFPDQNAAALSDAKTSKPHTNRQAPKKPPKAVCGDFAAIAEGYIQAATAESTRRNFDSDMRHLAINEIFAESPPAAVLEYLAKYAGNHKVGTLERRMVSLHKAAMRKNLPSPVKSLPVQQALAGIRRTHGVRPRRVTPVVKSTLIEMMIVGEQSQKKIAFARDKAVLMLSFCGALRRSEACALEVADLTFLDGGMDVLVRRSKTDGEGHGQTIFVPKANGSRCAVAAVQEWLALAQIVEGPVFRAVSRSDRVLPGALSPQSVALIVKRAAARIGANADDFSGHSLRAGFCTEGSMAGLANWQIRAVTRHVNDVHLATYVRPLSNKTPSLL, from the coding sequence ATGTCCAAATTCCCTGACCAAAATGCAGCCGCTTTGAGCGATGCCAAGACCAGCAAGCCACACACCAACAGACAAGCTCCAAAGAAGCCGCCAAAGGCGGTTTGCGGTGATTTTGCTGCCATTGCCGAGGGCTACATTCAAGCCGCAACCGCTGAGTCCACACGCCGGAACTTTGACAGTGACATGCGCCACCTGGCTATAAATGAAATTTTTGCAGAAAGCCCTCCCGCCGCTGTTCTTGAATATCTGGCGAAATATGCTGGGAACCACAAAGTCGGCACGCTGGAACGGCGCATGGTTTCGCTGCACAAGGCCGCGATGCGTAAAAACCTGCCATCTCCCGTCAAATCTTTACCCGTGCAGCAAGCTTTGGCAGGTATCCGGCGTACACATGGAGTTCGTCCCCGACGTGTAACACCCGTTGTTAAAAGCACTTTGATTGAAATGATGATCGTCGGAGAGCAGAGCCAGAAAAAAATAGCTTTTGCCCGCGACAAAGCAGTCCTCATGCTTTCTTTTTGTGGTGCGTTGAGACGCAGCGAAGCGTGTGCGCTTGAGGTAGCTGACTTGACGTTTTTGGATGGGGGAATGGATGTGCTGGTCCGTCGCAGTAAGACTGATGGCGAAGGTCATGGACAGACGATTTTTGTACCGAAGGCGAACGGCTCACGGTGTGCAGTTGCCGCAGTTCAAGAGTGGCTTGCTTTGGCGCAGATAGTTGAGGGTCCAGTGTTCCGGGCAGTGTCACGCAGCGACCGTGTACTACCGGGTGCGCTGTCACCGCAAAGCGTGGCGTTGATTGTCAAACGAGCGGCTGCACGCATAGGGGCAAACGCTGATGATTTCAGTGGGCACTCGCTTAGGGCTGGTTTTTGTACCGAAGGTTCAATGGCTGGCCTTGCAAACTGGCAGATAAGGGCGGTGACTCGTCATGTCAATGATGTGCACCTTGCGACTTATGTCAGACCACTCTCGAACAAGACGCCTAGCCTACTGTGA